From a region of the Citricoccus muralis genome:
- a CDS encoding AraC family transcriptional regulator, which translates to MSSTEALSAPTGPYRRMPLQPAGSVPVDFTSVGIAESLDTATRWPDHSHTVHELLWNDAGPSTLRAGPRTWTVTPTIGLWLPAGTVHSAQAPAGTVYRATYFSLEVAREAARPLPSEPVSLRVTGLLRELLLRLGEESLNEHSRRLTETMVLDVLAPAPHQFLVHEPTTGLLQPIVAAVLADPADARTLGDWSRQLRVSERTITRAFRAETGLGFARWVSSVRVQRATTLLADGEPLEDIAEAMGYRSASAFGAAFRKLTGTTPSSLRG; encoded by the coding sequence GTGTCCAGCACCGAGGCCCTCTCCGCACCCACCGGCCCCTACCGGCGGATGCCGTTGCAGCCGGCAGGCTCCGTGCCGGTGGACTTCACCAGCGTGGGCATCGCCGAGTCACTGGACACCGCCACCCGCTGGCCGGACCACTCGCACACGGTGCATGAACTGCTCTGGAACGACGCCGGCCCCTCCACCCTGCGCGCCGGCCCGCGGACCTGGACGGTCACCCCGACGATCGGGCTCTGGCTGCCAGCCGGGACCGTGCACTCCGCGCAGGCCCCGGCGGGCACCGTGTACCGGGCCACGTACTTCTCCCTTGAGGTGGCCCGGGAGGCAGCCCGGCCCCTGCCCAGCGAACCGGTCTCCCTGCGCGTCACCGGGCTGCTGCGGGAACTGCTGCTGCGGCTCGGCGAGGAGAGCCTGAACGAGCACTCACGCCGCCTGACCGAGACCATGGTGCTGGACGTCCTGGCCCCGGCCCCGCACCAGTTCCTCGTCCACGAACCCACCACCGGACTCCTGCAGCCGATTGTGGCGGCCGTCCTGGCCGACCCGGCCGATGCCCGGACCCTGGGCGACTGGTCGCGGCAGCTCAGGGTCAGCGAGCGCACCATCACGCGGGCGTTCCGGGCGGAGACCGGGCTGGGCTTCGCCCGCTGGGTCAGCTCGGTGCGGGTCCAGCGGGCCACCACCCTGCTGGCCGACGGTGAACCACTCGAGGACATCGCCGAGGCCATGGGCTACCGCAGCGCCAGCGCCTTCGGGGCGGCATTCCGCAAGCTGACGGGCACCACGCCGAGCTCGCTCCGGGGCTGA
- a CDS encoding SDR family oxidoreductase, which yields MTPAPETNTNRFPEHIPVQQQQPPGVQAQMTPLPDCGETSYQGSGKLEGRAAIITGGDSGIGRAVAIAFAREGADVLIAYLNEDEDAQDTARYVEEAGRRAVLVPGDLSDPAHCRSVVQRAVDEFGRLDVLVANAAFQMSHENLEDISDEEFDHTFRLNVGHYFYLAKAALLHLKPGASIIGTSSVNADSPSPTLAPYAATKSAIANFSASLAQLLGPKGIRVNSVAPGPIWTPLIPSTLPEEQVKDFGQQVPLGRTGQPAELAPVYVMLASDDGSYVSGARVAVTGGSPML from the coding sequence ATGACTCCAGCACCCGAGACGAACACCAACCGCTTCCCGGAGCACATCCCCGTCCAGCAACAGCAGCCACCGGGCGTGCAGGCGCAGATGACTCCTCTGCCGGACTGCGGCGAGACCAGCTACCAAGGCTCCGGCAAGCTGGAGGGCAGGGCCGCCATCATCACCGGCGGGGACAGCGGGATCGGCCGCGCCGTGGCCATCGCTTTCGCCCGGGAAGGCGCGGATGTCCTGATCGCCTACCTCAATGAGGATGAGGACGCTCAGGACACCGCACGGTACGTCGAGGAGGCCGGACGCCGCGCCGTGCTGGTCCCCGGCGACCTCTCGGATCCGGCCCACTGCCGCAGTGTGGTGCAGCGGGCCGTTGACGAGTTCGGCCGGCTGGATGTGCTGGTGGCCAACGCCGCGTTCCAGATGAGCCACGAGAACCTCGAGGACATCTCGGACGAGGAGTTCGACCACACGTTCCGGCTCAACGTGGGCCACTACTTCTACCTGGCCAAGGCAGCGCTGCTGCACCTGAAGCCCGGGGCCTCCATCATCGGCACCTCCTCGGTGAACGCGGACTCCCCCAGCCCGACCCTCGCGCCCTACGCGGCGACCAAGTCGGCCATCGCCAACTTCTCCGCGTCCCTGGCGCAGCTGCTCGGCCCGAAGGGCATCCGCGTGAACTCGGTGGCGCCCGGCCCGATCTGGACCCCGCTGATCCCGTCCACCCTGCCGGAGGAGCAGGTGAAGGACTTCGGCCAGCAGGTGCCGCTCGGCCGCACGGGCCAGCCGGCCGAGCTCGCCCCGGTCTACGTGATGCTGGCCAGCGACGACGGCAGCTATGTCTCCGGGGCGCGCGTGGCCGTCACGGGCGGCTCGCCGATGCTGTGA
- a CDS encoding FecCD family ABC transporter permease: protein MTLTATCAPAGLPPALRRGQRHRLTWLGAGLVLLALLCAASVAIGSRPVGLPAIIEALGSLGEPVEGLDQAAVVKRIPRTVLALAVGAALGVAGAVMQGVTRNPLADPGILGINMGASLAVVVGMAWFGMFAARQMIWMAILGAAVTAVLVYAIASAGRSGASPLKLALAGAALTAVATSFITAVALPRGDISANIRSWQIGGVGGAAWDSITLVAPFLGVGLLLALASARSLNSLALGDDLAAGLGERVMLARGLAALSSVLLAGAATAVAGPIGFVGLVVPHACRLLAGPDHRWLLPYSAVAGAGLLLASDVLGRIIARPSEIDVGILTALIGAPFFIHIVRQRKVREL from the coding sequence GTGACCCTCACCGCCACCTGCGCACCCGCCGGACTGCCCCCTGCCCTGCGCAGGGGGCAGCGGCACCGCCTGACCTGGCTCGGGGCCGGCCTCGTGCTGCTGGCCCTGCTCTGCGCCGCCTCCGTCGCCATCGGCTCCCGCCCCGTCGGCCTGCCCGCGATCATCGAGGCACTGGGCTCGCTCGGCGAGCCGGTCGAGGGACTGGACCAGGCCGCCGTCGTCAAACGCATCCCGCGCACCGTATTGGCCCTGGCGGTGGGCGCCGCACTGGGCGTGGCCGGGGCTGTGATGCAGGGCGTGACGCGTAACCCGCTGGCCGATCCGGGCATCCTCGGCATCAACATGGGCGCCTCGCTGGCCGTGGTGGTCGGTATGGCGTGGTTCGGGATGTTCGCCGCACGCCAGATGATCTGGATGGCCATCCTCGGGGCCGCCGTGACCGCCGTGCTGGTCTACGCCATCGCCTCGGCGGGCCGCAGCGGAGCCTCCCCGCTCAAGCTGGCCCTCGCCGGAGCGGCCCTGACCGCGGTGGCCACCTCTTTCATCACCGCCGTGGCCCTGCCCCGCGGGGACATCTCCGCGAACATCCGGTCCTGGCAGATCGGCGGGGTCGGCGGTGCGGCCTGGGATTCCATCACGCTCGTGGCCCCGTTCCTGGGGGTCGGGCTACTGCTGGCCCTGGCGAGCGCCCGCAGCCTGAACTCCCTGGCCCTGGGCGACGACCTCGCCGCCGGCCTGGGCGAACGCGTCATGCTCGCCCGCGGGCTGGCCGCTCTGTCCTCCGTACTACTGGCGGGCGCCGCCACCGCCGTGGCCGGGCCCATCGGCTTCGTCGGGCTCGTGGTCCCGCACGCCTGCCGCCTGCTCGCCGGCCCGGACCACCGCTGGCTCCTGCCCTACTCCGCCGTCGCCGGAGCGGGCCTGCTGCTCGCCTCGGACGTGCTCGGCCGCATCATCGCCCGCCCCTCCGAGATCGACGTCGGCATCCTCACCGCCCTGATCGGCGCCCCGTTCTTCATCCACATCGTCCGCCAGCGGAAGGTCCGTGAACTGTGA
- a CDS encoding amino acid ABC transporter ATP-binding protein, with product MVDVKDLHKSFGDNHVLTGITGQIRERQVVCVIGPSGSGKSTFLRCLNRLEEATSGTVQVGDYDLTDPKVDINQVRRHIGMVFQQFNLFPHMTVAENIMLAPVELGNLSKAAARQRAEELLNRVGLADKAEARPASLSGGQKQRVAIARSLAMSPKIMLFDEATSALDPEMVGEVLQVIRDLADEGMTMVLVTHEMGFAREVADRVLFMDGGTIVEAGTPSEIFDHPQQPRLQEFLSKVL from the coding sequence ATGGTGGACGTGAAGGACTTGCACAAGTCCTTCGGGGACAACCACGTCCTCACCGGCATCACCGGCCAGATCCGCGAACGCCAGGTGGTGTGCGTGATCGGGCCCTCCGGCTCCGGCAAGTCCACCTTCCTGCGCTGCCTGAACCGGCTTGAGGAGGCAACGAGCGGCACCGTTCAGGTCGGCGACTACGACCTCACGGACCCGAAGGTGGACATCAACCAGGTCCGCCGGCACATCGGCATGGTCTTCCAGCAGTTCAACCTGTTCCCGCACATGACGGTGGCCGAGAACATCATGCTGGCCCCCGTGGAGCTCGGGAACCTGTCCAAGGCCGCCGCACGCCAGCGCGCCGAGGAACTGTTGAACCGCGTGGGTCTGGCGGACAAGGCCGAGGCCCGGCCGGCGTCGTTGTCCGGTGGCCAGAAGCAGCGCGTGGCGATCGCCCGTTCGCTGGCGATGAGCCCGAAGATCATGCTGTTCGACGAGGCCACTTCCGCCCTGGACCCCGAGATGGTGGGCGAGGTGCTGCAAGTCATCCGCGATCTCGCCGACGAGGGTATGACCATGGTGCTCGTGACGCACGAGATGGGCTTCGCCCGCGAGGTCGCTGACCGCGTGCTGTTCATGGACGGCGGGACGATCGTGGAGGCCGGCACCCCGTCCGAGATCTTCGACCACCCCCAGCAGCCGCGACTGCAGGAGTTCCTCTCCAAGGTGCTCTGA
- a CDS encoding acyltransferase family protein codes for MSLPRPHAHPGARPTSRPRAQWVDTAKGISILLVVLLHTSLWLRQADMDRIPAFSALNTAFEDLRMPLFFAMSGLFAAKWLAAGWGDFLRTKASLLVWVFLLWQIPVIAYRIIGGSLLPGMVHTDLGTQLETWAWSPLRANAELWFLWALVLFLLAGRLLQRVPTGWVIGSAAVLSVVWSGLVWPGATGLEGGELRHLVGTGLFQAPAYFLFFIAAARGSSQVRDGVARVPQTVWAGVAIGWFVAFAWLGLLGDQRDQPGVVFLGQVCGVLGGIALAVTLQRVRPVARALAFLGRHTLEVYLSHTTIVVALTCTLYLTGSPLLAAPWAAWTVVAVALTAIGLGLLLGRLARGTWLLETPAFLRRRPVSPAATGVLTPSDHQDSAVPVVRP; via the coding sequence ATGTCCCTGCCCCGGCCCCACGCGCACCCCGGTGCCCGTCCGACCTCCCGCCCCCGCGCCCAGTGGGTGGACACCGCCAAGGGGATCTCGATCCTGCTGGTCGTCCTGCTGCACACCAGCCTCTGGCTGCGCCAGGCGGACATGGACCGGATCCCCGCGTTCAGCGCCCTCAACACCGCATTCGAGGACCTGCGCATGCCGCTCTTCTTCGCCATGTCCGGGTTGTTCGCCGCGAAATGGCTGGCCGCGGGCTGGGGCGACTTCCTCCGCACCAAGGCCTCACTGCTGGTCTGGGTGTTCCTGCTGTGGCAGATCCCCGTGATCGCCTACCGGATCATCGGCGGATCCCTGCTGCCGGGCATGGTGCACACGGACCTCGGGACGCAGCTGGAGACCTGGGCGTGGTCACCGCTGCGGGCCAACGCCGAACTGTGGTTCCTGTGGGCCCTGGTGCTGTTCCTCCTCGCCGGACGCCTGCTGCAGCGAGTCCCCACCGGGTGGGTGATCGGCTCGGCGGCGGTCCTGTCCGTGGTGTGGTCCGGCCTGGTCTGGCCGGGTGCCACCGGGCTGGAGGGCGGCGAACTGCGGCATCTGGTGGGCACGGGCCTGTTTCAGGCCCCGGCCTATTTCCTCTTCTTCATCGCCGCCGCGCGCGGCAGCTCCCAGGTGCGCGACGGCGTCGCCCGGGTCCCCCAGACCGTGTGGGCCGGCGTCGCAATCGGCTGGTTCGTGGCCTTCGCCTGGCTCGGGTTGCTCGGGGACCAGCGGGACCAGCCGGGAGTGGTGTTTCTGGGACAGGTCTGCGGAGTGCTCGGCGGGATCGCCCTCGCGGTGACCCTGCAGCGGGTTCGCCCGGTAGCGCGCGCGCTGGCGTTCCTGGGCCGGCACACACTGGAGGTCTACCTCTCCCACACCACGATCGTGGTGGCCCTGACCTGCACGCTCTACCTGACCGGGTCGCCCCTGCTCGCGGCACCGTGGGCGGCGTGGACGGTGGTGGCCGTGGCCCTCACCGCGATCGGCCTGGGCCTGCTGTTGGGCCGGTTGGCCCGGGGCACCTGGTTGCTGGAGACACCGGCGTTCCTGCGGCGACGGCCGGTCTCACCGGCCGCTACCGGTGTCCTCACCCCCTCGGACCATCAGGACTCGGCGGTGCCCGTCGTACGGCCGTGA
- a CDS encoding ABC transporter ATP-binding protein, protein MAVGYGERHVLSGLDLEIEPGTVTSIVGANASGKSTLLRTLSRLLSPAGGRVLLDGRSVHSMPSKELARVLGLLPQSPVSPDGITVADLVGRGRHPHQRMFRAWSAADDAAVAHALDATATADLADRPVDELSGGQRQRVWIAMVLAQQTDLLLLDEPTTFLDVSHQIEVLDLLADLNRDRGTTIVMVLHDLNLAARYSDRLVALEGGRVYAAGPASTVLTEQCVQDVFGLRSRIIDDPVSGGPLVVPVGRHHQGPTDGV, encoded by the coding sequence TTGGCCGTCGGCTACGGCGAGCGGCACGTGCTCTCCGGCCTCGACCTGGAGATCGAGCCGGGCACCGTGACCTCGATCGTGGGGGCCAACGCCTCCGGCAAGTCCACCCTGCTGCGGACCCTGTCCCGGCTGCTCTCCCCCGCCGGCGGCCGGGTGCTGCTCGACGGCCGCTCGGTCCACTCGATGCCCTCGAAGGAACTGGCCCGGGTGCTCGGCCTGCTGCCCCAGTCCCCGGTCTCCCCGGACGGGATCACCGTGGCGGACCTGGTGGGCCGCGGCCGGCACCCGCACCAGCGGATGTTCCGCGCCTGGAGTGCCGCTGACGACGCCGCCGTGGCCCACGCCCTCGACGCCACCGCCACCGCGGACCTGGCCGACCGACCCGTGGACGAGCTCTCCGGCGGCCAGCGCCAGCGGGTGTGGATCGCCATGGTGCTGGCGCAGCAGACGGATCTGCTCCTGCTCGACGAGCCCACCACCTTCCTCGACGTCAGCCACCAGATCGAGGTGCTGGACCTGCTCGCGGACCTCAACCGGGACCGCGGCACCACCATCGTCATGGTGCTCCACGACCTCAACCTCGCCGCCCGCTACTCCGACCGGCTCGTGGCGCTGGAGGGCGGCCGGGTCTACGCGGCCGGGCCGGCCTCCACGGTCCTCACCGAGCAGTGCGTGCAGGACGTGTTCGGGCTGCGCAGTCGGATCATCGACGACCCGGTGTCCGGCGGCCCCCTGGTGGTCCCGGTGGGCCGGCACCACCAGGGGCCGACTGACGGGGTCTGA
- a CDS encoding amino acid ABC transporter substrate-binding protein/permease — protein sequence MRETRFRTAVRTILAAFATLGVLLLGLAPAATASGYGSGTGGSAAAPVAAAEASGIVAADAQAEAGGTGETYVIGTDTTFAPFEFRDGGELVGIDIDLVKAIAEDQGFEVEFRSLGFNAALQALSSDQVDGVIAGMGITEERQEIYDFSDPYFTAELQLAVNGTNEEVQGWEDLEGETVAVKTGSQSEEYAKSVQDEYGFEITALDQTTTMVESVKAGSATALMDDYPVLAYGITQGSGLKTVTDPVPVGDYGFAVNKDQNAELLEMFNTGLAELKESGEYQEILDTYLAEDAQTGPDASSFWGLITTTFPALMVGLGNTLLVTGISFALAMALGLMFGFLKVSTNPVLRGIATVFVSVFRGTPILVWAFFFYFGLPQLIGTEVDIWVAGVLTLTLNGAAYIAEIVRGAVQSVDPGQMEASRSLGLGYGKSMQRVVLPQAFKIMTPSLINQLVIMLKDSSLLLAIGFGELLYQAQQIYAANFRVTEVLLIVGIIYFVAITLLTQLANFVDRKVNK from the coding sequence GTGAGAGAGACCCGCTTCAGAACCGCCGTGAGGACCATCCTCGCGGCGTTCGCCACGTTGGGGGTGCTGCTGCTCGGTCTCGCCCCCGCGGCCACAGCATCCGGTTACGGTTCCGGGACAGGTGGCTCAGCCGCTGCGCCGGTCGCCGCCGCCGAGGCCAGCGGGATCGTGGCCGCAGACGCCCAGGCCGAGGCCGGTGGGACCGGCGAGACGTACGTCATCGGCACGGACACCACCTTCGCACCGTTCGAGTTCCGGGACGGCGGCGAGCTCGTCGGCATCGACATCGACCTGGTCAAGGCCATCGCCGAGGATCAGGGCTTCGAGGTGGAGTTCCGCTCCCTCGGCTTCAACGCCGCCCTGCAGGCCCTCTCGTCCGACCAGGTGGACGGCGTGATCGCGGGCATGGGCATCACGGAGGAACGCCAGGAGATCTACGACTTCTCCGACCCCTACTTCACCGCCGAACTGCAGTTGGCCGTCAACGGCACCAACGAGGAGGTGCAGGGCTGGGAGGACCTCGAGGGTGAGACCGTGGCCGTGAAAACCGGCTCGCAGTCTGAGGAGTACGCCAAGTCCGTCCAGGACGAGTACGGCTTCGAGATCACCGCCCTGGACCAGACCACCACCATGGTCGAGTCCGTCAAGGCCGGCTCCGCCACCGCCCTGATGGACGACTACCCCGTGCTGGCCTACGGCATCACGCAGGGCTCCGGGCTGAAGACCGTCACCGATCCGGTGCCGGTGGGCGACTACGGCTTCGCCGTGAACAAGGACCAGAACGCCGAGCTGTTGGAGATGTTCAACACCGGCCTGGCCGAGCTGAAGGAGAGCGGCGAATACCAGGAGATCCTGGACACCTACCTGGCCGAGGACGCGCAGACCGGTCCGGACGCCTCCTCCTTCTGGGGACTGATCACCACCACGTTCCCCGCCCTGATGGTCGGCCTCGGCAACACCCTGCTGGTCACCGGCATCTCCTTCGCCCTGGCCATGGCCCTGGGCCTGATGTTCGGCTTCCTCAAGGTCTCCACCAACCCCGTGCTGCGCGGCATCGCCACCGTCTTCGTCAGCGTCTTCCGCGGCACCCCGATCCTGGTCTGGGCCTTCTTCTTCTACTTCGGCCTGCCGCAGCTGATCGGCACCGAGGTGGATATCTGGGTGGCCGGCGTGCTGACCCTGACGCTGAACGGCGCGGCCTACATCGCGGAGATCGTCCGCGGCGCCGTGCAGTCCGTGGACCCCGGGCAGATGGAGGCCTCCCGTTCCCTGGGCCTGGGCTACGGCAAGTCCATGCAGCGGGTGGTGCTGCCGCAGGCCTTCAAGATCATGACGCCCTCGCTGATCAACCAACTGGTGATCATGCTCAAAGACTCCTCCCTGCTGCTGGCCATCGGCTTCGGCGAGCTGCTCTACCAAGCGCAGCAGATCTACGCGGCGAACTTCCGCGTCACCGAGGTGTTGCTGATCGTCGGCATCATCTACTTCGTGGCCATCACCCTGCTGACCCAGCTGGCCAACTTCGTGGATAGGAAGGTCAACAAATGA
- a CDS encoding iron-siderophore ABC transporter substrate-binding protein, whose protein sequence is MRTSRPFAVSIAAVGLVLALSACGSGTAEPAADSSAGSSGSSDAAASGEQFPIEVEHAFGTTTIESKPERVATVNWANHEVPLALGVVPVGMAAANFGDDDGNGVLPWVEDELAELGAETPVLFDETDSIDFEAVADTDPDVILAAYSGLTQQDYDTLSEIAPVIAFPETAWGTDWRDMIRLNSQGMGMESEGDALIEDLEGQIAATAAEHPELEGTSAMFLTHVDTADLSTVNFYTGHDTRTMFFEDLGMTVAKSVQQVTDETDQFSGTVSAEQVDQFDDVEVIVTYGDQSLLDTLEADPLLSQMPAVENGAIVAMDGTGPLGTAANPTPLALPYVLEDYADLLAEAAAASE, encoded by the coding sequence GTGCGCACCTCCCGCCCCTTCGCCGTCTCGATTGCCGCCGTCGGCCTCGTCCTCGCCCTGTCCGCCTGCGGGTCCGGCACAGCGGAACCGGCTGCGGATTCCTCGGCCGGCTCCTCCGGTTCTTCCGACGCCGCCGCCTCGGGCGAGCAGTTCCCCATCGAGGTGGAGCACGCCTTCGGCACCACCACCATCGAGTCGAAGCCCGAGCGGGTGGCCACCGTCAACTGGGCCAACCACGAGGTGCCGCTGGCCCTCGGCGTGGTCCCGGTCGGCATGGCCGCCGCCAACTTCGGTGACGATGACGGCAACGGCGTGCTGCCCTGGGTCGAGGACGAGCTCGCCGAACTCGGCGCCGAGACCCCGGTCCTGTTCGACGAGACGGACAGCATCGACTTCGAGGCCGTCGCGGACACCGACCCGGACGTCATCCTGGCCGCCTACTCGGGCCTGACCCAGCAGGACTATGACACCCTGTCCGAGATCGCCCCCGTGATCGCCTTCCCGGAGACCGCCTGGGGCACCGACTGGCGGGACATGATCCGCCTGAACTCGCAGGGCATGGGCATGGAGTCCGAGGGTGACGCGCTGATCGAGGACCTCGAGGGCCAGATCGCCGCAACCGCCGCCGAGCACCCCGAGCTCGAAGGCACCTCCGCCATGTTCCTCACCCACGTGGACACCGCCGACCTGTCCACGGTGAACTTCTACACCGGCCATGACACACGGACCATGTTCTTCGAGGACCTCGGCATGACCGTGGCCAAGTCCGTCCAGCAGGTCACCGATGAGACCGACCAGTTCTCCGGCACCGTCTCCGCCGAGCAGGTGGACCAGTTCGACGACGTCGAGGTGATCGTCACCTATGGCGACCAGTCCCTGCTGGACACCCTCGAGGCGGATCCGCTGCTGTCCCAGATGCCGGCCGTCGAGAACGGGGCCATCGTGGCCATGGACGGCACCGGACCGCTCGGCACCGCCGCCAACCCGACGCCTCTGGCCCTGCCCTACGTCCTCGAGGACTACGCGGACCTGCTGGCCGAGGCCGCTGCCGCATCCGAGTGA
- a CDS encoding FecCD family ABC transporter permease, whose product MTATLTRTESTGSSTGSPTGTHAKVTGARQGRRRRRALVIGILTVLVVAVFAASLMVGRTFYGPTEVLGVVFGQDVDGATFTVGTLRLPRAVLAVVAGACFGLGGVTFQTMLRNPLASPDIIGISSGASAAAAFAIIVLGIDGPARSAFAIAAGLGVALLIYLLSSKGGVAGTRLILVGIGIAAILTSITNYLLSRAGSWDLQEALRWLTGSLNGVGWEQVLPTLVALLVLAPVLLGQSANLESLTLGDDTAAGLGVRVNRTRLVAVIAAVGLVAFATAACGPIAFVAFLSGPIAARLLGPNGSLLVPSALVGALLVLVADLAGQFAIGTRYPVGVVTGVLGAPFLLYLIVRQHRTGATS is encoded by the coding sequence GTGACCGCGACCCTCACCCGCACCGAATCCACCGGCTCTTCCACTGGTTCTCCGACCGGCACCCACGCGAAGGTGACCGGTGCACGGCAGGGGCGGCGCCGGCGTCGTGCGCTGGTGATCGGCATCCTGACCGTGCTCGTGGTGGCGGTCTTCGCGGCGTCCCTGATGGTCGGGCGGACCTTCTACGGCCCCACCGAGGTGCTCGGCGTGGTGTTCGGGCAGGACGTGGACGGGGCCACGTTCACCGTGGGCACGCTGAGGCTACCGCGCGCGGTGCTCGCCGTGGTGGCCGGCGCCTGCTTCGGACTGGGCGGCGTGACATTCCAGACCATGCTGCGCAACCCGCTGGCCAGCCCGGACATCATCGGCATCTCCTCGGGCGCCTCGGCCGCGGCGGCGTTCGCGATCATCGTCCTCGGGATCGACGGCCCGGCCCGCTCCGCGTTCGCCATCGCCGCAGGCCTGGGAGTGGCCCTGCTGATCTACCTGCTCTCCTCGAAGGGCGGGGTGGCCGGCACCCGGCTGATCCTGGTGGGCATCGGGATCGCGGCGATCCTCACCTCCATCACCAACTACCTGCTCTCCCGCGCCGGATCCTGGGACTTGCAGGAGGCACTGCGGTGGCTGACGGGCTCGCTCAACGGGGTGGGATGGGAGCAGGTGCTGCCCACGCTGGTGGCCCTGCTGGTCCTCGCCCCCGTGCTGCTGGGCCAGTCCGCGAACCTGGAGTCCCTCACCCTGGGCGATGACACCGCGGCCGGGCTCGGCGTCCGGGTCAACCGCACGCGGCTGGTGGCGGTGATCGCCGCCGTGGGCCTCGTAGCCTTCGCGACGGCGGCCTGCGGTCCCATCGCGTTCGTCGCCTTCCTGTCCGGTCCCATCGCGGCCCGGCTGCTCGGACCGAATGGTTCCCTGCTGGTGCCCTCCGCCCTGGTGGGGGCGCTGCTGGTGCTCGTGGCCGACCTGGCGGGCCAGTTCGCCATCGGCACCCGCTACCCCGTGGGCGTGGTGACCGGCGTGCTCGGGGCGCCCTTCCTGCTGTACCTGATCGTCCGCCAACACCGCACCGGAGCCACCTCATGA